Proteins co-encoded in one Metabacillus sp. KUDC1714 genomic window:
- a CDS encoding FtsK/SpoIIIE family DNA translocase → MAKRKRKQRKTKEDWKTTLKYELAGLIILAIALIAISKLGFVGTTFVHLFRFFSGEWYMLFLIGIVLFSLCLIWKRQIPRLFSRQMIGIYCVTASLLLLSHVTLFKMLSHNGTFASPSVLANTLELFWVDVRGEGSTVDLGGGMLGALFFAASYYLFAEAGSRIIAVVLIVIGVILITGRSLQATLAKVLMPIGRFIKNQAIGFKDDMKSLPSSMKKKREKQKQNKKDKEEEKTREKEMESFDDEEVLQPIISSFSDREEPPEMVVHMMDTQQQINPANESTQKQKNTSTTELPTQEQDALQPITFVEVENKDYELPPIDLLKAPKQNAQNADKKNIYENARKLEKTFQSFGVKAKVTQVHLGPAVTKYEVYPDSGVKVSKIVNLSDDLALALAAKDIRIEAPIPGKSAVGIEVPNSEIAMVSLREVLESKSNDRPDAKLLIGLGRDISGDAVLAELNKMPHLLVAGSTGSGKSVCINGIITSILMRAKPHEVKLMMIDPKMVELNVYNGVPHLLAPVVTDPKKASQALKKVVNEMERRYELFSHTGTRNIEGYNEIIRRNNRVEEAKQPEIPYIVVIVDELADLMMVASSDVEDSITRLSQMARAAGIHLIIATQRPSVDVITGVIKANIPSRIAFSVSSQTDSRTILDMGGAEKLLGRGDMLFLPVGASKPVRVQGAFLSDDEVEQTVDFVIAQQKAQYQEEMIPTEVVETTSEVQDDLYEEAVQLVVDMQTASVSMLQRRFRVGYTRAARLIDAMEERGVVGPYEGSKPREVLLSKERHEELTS, encoded by the coding sequence ATGGCAAAACGAAAAAGAAAACAAAGAAAAACGAAAGAAGATTGGAAGACGACGTTAAAATATGAGCTTGCAGGATTAATTATTTTAGCAATTGCACTAATAGCTATTTCAAAACTTGGATTTGTCGGTACGACATTCGTTCATTTATTTCGCTTTTTCAGCGGAGAATGGTATATGCTGTTTTTAATTGGAATTGTCCTTTTCTCACTCTGTTTAATTTGGAAGCGACAAATCCCAAGGTTATTTAGTCGGCAAATGATCGGAATATATTGTGTAACAGCTTCTTTATTATTACTAAGTCATGTTACACTTTTCAAAATGCTTTCACATAATGGCACTTTTGCATCACCAAGTGTTCTCGCAAACACACTTGAACTGTTTTGGGTGGATGTTAGAGGTGAGGGAAGCACTGTTGATTTAGGTGGAGGAATGCTAGGAGCACTCTTTTTTGCTGCTTCCTATTATCTATTTGCTGAAGCAGGTTCAAGAATTATTGCAGTTGTCCTAATTGTTATTGGGGTTATATTAATTACTGGTAGATCATTACAAGCAACATTGGCTAAGGTATTAATGCCGATTGGAAGATTTATTAAAAATCAGGCTATAGGCTTTAAAGATGATATGAAAAGTCTTCCTTCTTCAATGAAAAAGAAGCGTGAGAAGCAAAAACAAAATAAAAAGGACAAGGAAGAAGAGAAGACTAGAGAAAAAGAAATGGAATCATTTGATGATGAAGAGGTTCTGCAACCAATCATTTCAAGTTTTTCTGATCGTGAGGAACCACCAGAAATGGTCGTTCATATGATGGACACTCAACAACAAATAAATCCAGCCAATGAATCAACTCAAAAACAAAAAAATACATCAACAACAGAGTTACCAACACAAGAGCAAGACGCTCTTCAGCCAATAACATTTGTAGAGGTAGAGAACAAAGATTATGAATTACCGCCAATCGATTTATTAAAAGCACCTAAGCAAAACGCTCAAAATGCAGATAAGAAAAATATTTACGAAAATGCTAGGAAGCTTGAAAAAACATTTCAAAGTTTTGGTGTCAAAGCTAAAGTGACTCAGGTACATTTAGGACCAGCTGTTACGAAATATGAGGTATACCCCGATTCAGGTGTTAAGGTTAGTAAAATTGTCAATTTAAGTGATGATTTAGCTTTAGCTCTTGCTGCAAAGGATATTCGGATAGAGGCCCCTATTCCAGGAAAATCTGCTGTAGGTATCGAAGTTCCAAATTCAGAAATAGCAATGGTTTCACTTAGAGAGGTATTAGAGTCGAAATCGAATGATCGACCAGATGCAAAACTACTAATCGGTTTGGGAAGAGATATTTCTGGTGATGCTGTATTAGCTGAACTTAATAAAATGCCTCACTTATTAGTTGCAGGTTCAACAGGTAGTGGAAAAAGTGTCTGTATTAATGGAATCATCACTAGTATCTTAATGCGTGCAAAGCCACATGAAGTCAAGCTTATGATGATTGATCCGAAAATGGTAGAGCTTAATGTATATAATGGCGTCCCGCATTTGCTCGCCCCTGTCGTAACAGATCCAAAAAAAGCGTCTCAAGCCTTAAAAAAAGTAGTCAATGAAATGGAAAGACGATATGAGCTGTTTTCACATACTGGAACGAGAAATATTGAGGGTTATAATGAGATAATCAGAAGAAATAACCGAGTTGAAGAAGCAAAGCAACCCGAAATCCCCTATATTGTTGTTATTGTTGATGAGTTGGCAGATTTAATGATGGTTGCATCATCTGATGTAGAGGATTCAATAACTAGGCTTTCACAAATGGCTCGTGCGGCAGGTATCCATTTAATTATTGCTACACAACGTCCGTCAGTTGATGTTATTACAGGAGTAATTAAAGCCAATATTCCTTCACGAATCGCCTTCAGTGTTTCATCACAAACAGATTCCAGAACAATACTTGATATGGGGGGCGCTGAAAAGTTATTAGGTAGAGGAGATATGCTGTTTTTACCTGTCGGTGCATCAAAACCTGTTCGTGTACAAGGTGCATTTTTATCGGATGATGAAGTTGAACAAACCGTTGATTTTGTTATTGCTCAACAGAAGGCACAATATCAAGAAGAGATGATTCCAACCGAAGTAGTTGAAACAACAAGTGAAGTACAAGATGATTTGTACGAGGAAGCCGTACAGCTTGTAGTTGATATGCAAACAGCATCTGTGTCAATGCTACAACGACGATTTCGTGTTGGTTATACGAGAGCGGCTCGATTAATTGATGCTATGGAAGAAAGAGGAGTAGTAGGTCCATACGAAGGAAGCAAGCCCCGTGAAGTCCTGCTTTCAAAAGAAAGACATGAAGAACTAACCTCATAA
- the dapA gene encoding 4-hydroxy-tetrahydrodipicolinate synthase, whose amino-acid sequence MSHFGKLSTAMVTPFDKNGNIDFQKTSKLIDYLINHGSDSLVVTGTTGESPTLSNEEKIALIKHTVKEVNGRVPVVAGTGSNNTAASIKLTKLAEESGVDAIMLVVPYYNKPSQEGLYQHFKAIAESTNLPIMLYNIPGRSVVNMSVETTVRLSELPNIVAVKEASGNLDAMSEIISKTKEDFVLYSGDDTLTLPVLSIGGTGVVSVASHIFGNEIQSMISAFVSGDYISAANQHRKLLPVVKQLFAVPNPGPVKTALQVRGLDVGSVRLPLIPLTGDERSKLMEVIDNYINE is encoded by the coding sequence ATGAGTCATTTTGGTAAACTTTCAACAGCAATGGTAACTCCGTTTGATAAAAATGGAAATATTGACTTTCAAAAAACATCTAAATTAATTGATTACTTAATCAACCATGGATCTGATTCATTGGTTGTAACAGGTACAACTGGCGAATCTCCTACTCTAAGCAATGAAGAGAAAATTGCGCTTATTAAACACACTGTTAAAGAAGTAAATGGAAGAGTTCCTGTAGTAGCTGGGACTGGTAGTAATAATACTGCTGCTTCAATTAAACTAACAAAGCTCGCAGAAGAATCTGGTGTTGATGCAATTATGCTCGTAGTTCCATATTATAATAAACCTAGCCAAGAAGGACTTTATCAACACTTTAAAGCTATTGCAGAATCAACGAATCTCCCGATCATGCTTTATAATATTCCAGGCAGAAGTGTAGTTAATATGTCCGTAGAAACAACTGTGAGACTGTCAGAACTGCCAAATATTGTTGCGGTTAAAGAAGCTAGTGGTAATTTAGATGCGATGTCAGAAATTATTTCTAAGACAAAAGAAGATTTCGTCTTATACTCAGGTGATGATACTTTAACATTACCAGTTCTTTCAATTGGTGGTACTGGAGTAGTATCTGTTGCTTCTCATATTTTTGGAAATGAGATTCAATCTATGATATCAGCATTTGTTAGTGGTGATTATATTTCAGCTGCAAATCAACATCGTAAATTATTGCCCGTTGTTAAACAATTATTCGCAGTTCCTAACCCAGGACCTGTAAAAACGGCTTTACAAGTTAGAGGCTTAGATGTTGGTTCTGTACGCTTACCATTAATCCCTTTAACAGGTGATGAACGTAGTAAGCTAATGGAAGTAATCGATAACTATATTAACGAATAA
- a CDS encoding ribonuclease J gives MEMTENIKLIALGGVGEVGKNMFVVEINSDLFVVDAGLMYPEGEMLGIDMVIPDITYLKENKERVKGIFLTHGHDENIGGISYLLNNISVPIYGTKLTLAFVSEKLKENRMKQTVLVKEIDNQTVLRFSSTEISFFRTNHSIPDSVGISFSTSMGSIVFTGDFKFDQTPVGDSQMDIGKIAKIGDEGVLCLLSDSINAEKPGYSGSEAIIGNEISDVMYNAEGRVIVAVIVSNLYRIQHVINAAVKNNRKLAIVGKNMKNTLNLAINLGYIDVDEEFIISVNEIDKHPKNEVAILTTSNHGDPLAVLSRMAKQSHKQVNVKEGDTILVAATPIPGQELIFSKTIDLLFRAGANVVFGQKQIHVSGHGHQEELKMMLNLTKPEFFIPIHGEYKMQKAHAKLAKQVGLDEENIFLIEKGDVVEFKGDQVHTGAKVSSGNILIDGLGIGDVGNIVLRDRRLLSQDGILIVVVTLDKQKKQIISGPEIITRGFVYVRESEELIGKATELVSDIVDRSMREYAIEWSAIKLSIREALNQFLYEKTRRRPMILPIIMEI, from the coding sequence ATGGAAATGACAGAAAATATTAAATTAATCGCTTTAGGCGGCGTAGGTGAAGTCGGGAAAAATATGTTTGTAGTTGAAATTAACTCTGACCTATTTGTCGTTGATGCAGGGTTAATGTATCCAGAAGGTGAAATGTTAGGTATTGATATGGTTATACCTGATATTACGTATTTAAAGGAAAATAAAGAGCGTGTAAAAGGAATTTTTCTAACACATGGTCATGATGAGAATATCGGTGGGATTTCCTATCTCCTAAATAATATTAGTGTGCCTATATATGGTACAAAGCTTACATTGGCATTCGTCAGTGAAAAACTAAAAGAAAATCGTATGAAACAAACGGTTTTGGTAAAGGAAATTGATAACCAAACAGTTTTGCGGTTTTCAAGTACTGAAATTTCGTTCTTTAGAACAAATCATAGTATTCCAGATTCAGTGGGCATAAGTTTTTCTACTTCGATGGGATCAATTGTCTTTACAGGAGACTTTAAATTTGATCAAACACCTGTTGGTGATAGTCAAATGGACATTGGTAAAATCGCTAAGATCGGCGATGAAGGCGTTTTATGCTTATTATCTGATAGTATCAATGCAGAAAAGCCTGGTTATTCTGGTTCAGAAGCCATTATTGGAAATGAAATATCTGATGTCATGTATAATGCAGAAGGAAGAGTAATTGTTGCAGTAATTGTTTCTAACCTATATAGGATTCAACATGTAATTAATGCTGCAGTAAAAAATAACCGTAAGCTAGCTATTGTAGGGAAAAATATGAAGAATACCCTAAATTTAGCTATCAATCTAGGTTATATTGATGTTGACGAAGAGTTCATCATTTCTGTAAACGAAATAGACAAGCATCCCAAAAATGAAGTTGCCATTTTAACAACAAGTAATCATGGAGATCCACTAGCTGTTTTATCTAGAATGGCTAAACAATCTCATAAGCAAGTAAATGTAAAAGAAGGAGATACCATCCTTGTAGCAGCTACTCCAATTCCTGGTCAAGAGTTAATTTTCTCTAAAACAATTGATTTATTATTTAGAGCAGGTGCAAATGTTGTATTTGGTCAAAAGCAAATACATGTTTCTGGTCATGGTCACCAAGAAGAGTTAAAAATGATGCTTAACTTAACAAAGCCAGAGTTTTTTATTCCAATTCATGGTGAATATAAAATGCAAAAAGCTCATGCAAAATTAGCGAAACAAGTAGGCTTGGATGAGGAGAACATCTTTCTAATAGAAAAAGGAGATGTTGTTGAGTTTAAAGGGGATCAAGTACATACAGGTGCTAAAGTATCATCTGGAAATATATTAATCGATGGGCTAGGAATAGGTGATGTAGGAAACATCGTGCTTCGCGATCGTCGATTATTATCTCAGGATGGGATTTTAATTGTTGTGGTGACTCTTGATAAACAGAAAAAACAAATCATATCAGGTCCAGAGATTATAACAAGAGGCTTCGTTTATGTCCGAGAATCAGAGGAGTTAATTGGAAAAGCAACTGAGCTTGTTTCTGATATAGTAGATCGTAGTATGAGGGAATATGCCATTGAATGGTCTGCTATAAAGCTAAGTATAAGAGAAGCACTTAATCAATTCTTATATGAGAAAACGAGAAGAAGACCAATGATTTTACCTATTATTATGGAGATTTAA
- a CDS encoding ABC transporter ATP-binding protein — MEYVIEMLNIRKEFPGIVANDNITLQVKKGEIHALLGENGAGKSTLMNVLFGLYQPEKGEIRVKGKKVDITNPNIANDLGIGMVHQHFMLVDTFTVTENIILGNEPKKGTSINLKEAEKQVKEISEKYGLKVDPTAKISDISVGMQQRVEILKTLYRGAEILIFDEPTAVLTPQEIKELIQILKTLINEGKSIILITHKLKEIMEVCDRVTVIRKGEGIGTVNVVDTNPNELASLMVGREVSFTTEKIPASPKEDVLTIENLVVKDNRQVPMVNSLSLSIRAGEIVGVAGVDGNGQTELIEAITGLRKVNSGTVKINNKNITNMHPRKITETGIGHIPQDRHKHGLVLDFPVGENMVLQTYYRQPFSKRGVLNFKAIYDKASQLITEFDVRTPSSTTLARALSGGNQQKAIIGREVDRNPDLLIAAQPTRGLDVGAIEFIHSRLIEQRDNGKAVLLISFELDEIMNVSDRIAVIYEGKIVDIVDPKETTEQELGLLMAGSKRQKEGEPS, encoded by the coding sequence TTGGAATATGTAATTGAGATGCTAAATATTCGCAAAGAATTTCCTGGAATAGTTGCAAACGATAACATAACCTTACAAGTTAAAAAAGGAGAAATTCATGCGTTATTAGGTGAAAATGGAGCAGGAAAGTCAACATTGATGAACGTTCTATTTGGACTTTATCAACCGGAAAAAGGGGAAATTAGAGTTAAAGGAAAAAAGGTTGATATTACAAATCCAAACATCGCAAATGATTTAGGAATTGGGATGGTTCATCAGCATTTTATGCTCGTTGATACGTTTACAGTTACAGAAAATATCATCTTAGGTAATGAACCGAAAAAAGGTACTTCTATAAACTTAAAAGAAGCAGAAAAACAAGTAAAAGAAATATCAGAGAAATACGGTCTTAAAGTTGATCCTACAGCTAAAATTTCAGATATTTCAGTAGGTATGCAGCAACGAGTAGAAATTTTAAAAACATTATATCGCGGTGCAGAAATTTTAATTTTTGACGAACCGACAGCAGTTTTAACACCTCAAGAAATTAAAGAATTAATTCAGATTTTAAAAACTTTAATTAATGAAGGGAAATCGATCATATTAATTACACATAAATTAAAGGAGATTATGGAAGTTTGTGATCGAGTTACAGTCATTCGAAAAGGAGAAGGGATTGGAACAGTAAATGTAGTTGATACAAATCCAAATGAACTAGCTTCATTAATGGTAGGGCGGGAGGTTTCATTTACTACAGAAAAAATTCCTGCTTCTCCAAAAGAAGATGTATTAACAATTGAAAATTTAGTTGTTAAAGATAATCGTCAAGTTCCGATGGTTAATTCTTTAAGTTTATCAATCCGTGCTGGTGAAATAGTTGGAGTTGCTGGTGTAGATGGCAATGGTCAAACTGAATTAATTGAAGCGATTACAGGGTTAAGAAAGGTGAATTCTGGGACAGTTAAAATAAATAATAAAAACATTACAAATATGCATCCAAGGAAAATTACAGAAACAGGCATTGGTCATATCCCACAGGATAGACATAAACATGGCCTTGTACTAGATTTCCCTGTTGGAGAGAACATGGTGTTACAAACATATTACCGACAACCTTTTTCAAAGAGAGGTGTCTTAAATTTCAAAGCAATTTATGATAAAGCTTCCCAATTAATAACTGAATTTGACGTAAGAACACCAAGCTCTACAACTTTAGCGAGGGCTTTATCAGGTGGAAATCAGCAAAAGGCAATAATCGGACGTGAAGTTGATAGAAATCCTGATTTATTAATTGCAGCCCAGCCTACACGTGGATTAGATGTTGGAGCAATTGAATTCATTCATAGCCGGTTAATAGAACAACGTGATAACGGAAAAGCTGTCCTTCTTATTTCATTTGAATTAGATGAAATTATGAATGTTAGTGATCGAATTGCAGTTATCTACGAGGGTAAAATAGTTGATATCGTTGATCCTAAGGAAACTACTGAACAGGAGTTAGGATTACTAATGGCTGGTAGTAAGCGTCAGAAGGAAGGTGAGCCATCATGA
- a CDS encoding GntR family transcriptional regulator yields the protein MTIKSDNRHLYLQVIDKIKEDIENGTYKEKEKLPSEFELSKGLGVSRATLREALRILEEENVIIRRHGVGTFVNSKPRFTSGIEQLNSVTAMIENANLTPGTIFLSSSITGATDDDVKRFKCDKEEEIFLLERVRTANGEPVVYCLDKIPTNILPETFDHEQESLFKLLEEKANIYISYAVTHIDPIGYHEKISPILECDPETSLLLLKQMHFDNQDRPVLYSLNYFRADHFSFHVVRKRL from the coding sequence ATGACCATAAAATCTGACAATCGTCACTTGTATTTACAAGTTATTGATAAAATTAAAGAAGATATTGAAAATGGCACTTATAAGGAAAAAGAAAAATTACCATCTGAATTTGAACTTTCTAAAGGTTTAGGAGTCAGTAGAGCTACCTTAAGAGAAGCACTCCGTATACTTGAGGAAGAAAACGTTATCATAAGAAGACATGGTGTTGGTACATTCGTAAACTCCAAACCACGATTCACTTCAGGTATAGAACAATTAAATAGTGTTACAGCTATGATTGAAAATGCAAATCTTACACCAGGCACTATATTTCTTTCATCTTCGATTACTGGTGCTACAGATGATGATGTGAAAAGGTTTAAATGTGACAAAGAAGAGGAAATCTTCTTACTAGAAAGAGTACGTACAGCAAATGGTGAGCCGGTAGTCTATTGTTTGGATAAAATTCCGACAAATATTTTACCTGAAACTTTTGATCATGAGCAGGAATCCTTATTTAAATTATTGGAAGAAAAAGCTAATATATATATTAGCTATGCTGTTACTCATATCGATCCCATTGGATACCATGAGAAAATTTCTCCAATCTTAGAGTGTGATCCTGAAACCTCTTTGCTATTGTTAAAACAGATGCACTTCGATAACCAAGACCGACCGGTTTTATACTCATTAAATTATTTTAGAGCTGACCACTTTAGTTTTCATGTTGTAAGAAAACGATTATAG
- a CDS encoding BMP family lipoprotein: MKKKHGLALSLVLAAGTLLAGCGGGTDKNEDAGGEGGGESSKDNFTVAMVTDVGGVDDKSFNQSAWEGIQEFGKENNLEKGDGFDYLQSTSDADYATNLNTLARKDFDLIYGIGYQLQGAVDEIAQQQKDAHFAIVDSVVEQPNVASITFKEHQGSFLVGVVAGLTTKTNKVGFVGGMESDLIKKFEVGFVEGVKAVNPEAKVDIQYAGAFDAADKGKAIASSMYGAGADIIYHAAGGTGNGVFSEAIDLKVEDPDRELWVIGVDKDQYEEGNGKTKDGEEFNVTLTSMVKRVDVAVKDLAEKGAVGEFPGGEILEYGIEEEAIGIAPAPHDEHLTDDVKAKVKEYQEKILNGEIEVPTK; encoded by the coding sequence ATGAAGAAAAAACATGGACTTGCATTATCTCTAGTGCTTGCAGCAGGAACGCTTTTAGCTGGCTGTGGCGGTGGGACTGATAAAAATGAAGATGCTGGTGGAGAAGGCGGCGGTGAAAGTTCAAAAGATAACTTCACAGTGGCAATGGTAACAGATGTTGGAGGAGTAGACGATAAATCCTTCAACCAATCAGCTTGGGAAGGTATCCAAGAATTCGGGAAAGAGAACAACCTTGAAAAAGGTGATGGTTTTGATTACTTACAGTCAACTAGTGATGCAGATTATGCAACAAATTTAAATACCCTGGCTCGTAAAGACTTTGATTTAATTTATGGAATTGGTTACCAATTACAAGGGGCGGTAGATGAAATCGCACAGCAACAAAAGGATGCACATTTTGCTATAGTTGATAGTGTTGTTGAACAACCCAACGTTGCAAGTATTACGTTTAAAGAGCATCAAGGTTCATTCTTGGTTGGTGTGGTTGCAGGATTAACAACAAAAACGAATAAAGTTGGATTTGTAGGTGGTATGGAATCTGATTTAATTAAAAAGTTTGAAGTTGGTTTTGTTGAAGGCGTAAAAGCTGTAAACCCTGAAGCAAAAGTTGATATTCAATATGCAGGTGCCTTCGATGCCGCGGATAAAGGTAAAGCGATTGCTTCAAGCATGTACGGTGCTGGTGCAGACATTATTTATCATGCTGCTGGTGGTACTGGTAACGGTGTATTCTCTGAGGCTATTGACTTGAAAGTTGAAGATCCAGACCGTGAGCTTTGGGTTATCGGGGTTGATAAGGACCAATATGAAGAAGGAAATGGTAAAACAAAAGATGGGGAAGAGTTTAACGTAACACTTACTTCTATGGTAAAACGTGTTGACGTTGCTGTTAAAGATCTTGCTGAAAAAGGTGCAGTTGGTGAGTTCCCAGGCGGAGAAATTTTAGAATATGGCATTGAAGAGGAAGCAATTGGTATTGCTCCTGCTCCACATGATGAACATCTAACAGATGATGTAAAAGCAAAAGTGAAAGAATACCAAGAGAAAATCTTAAATGGTGAAATTGAAGTACCTACAAAATAA
- a CDS encoding ClpP family protease — translation MTNHDHYIQGNDHNEGEKQEGKESSIVEKIQQLGQTNVPQMGQDSKIHCLTIVGQIEGHIQLPPQNKTTKYEHVIPQIVAIEQNPNIEGLLVILNTVGGDVEAGLAIAEMLATISKPTVSIVLGGGHSIGVPIAVSCDHSFIVETATMTIHPVRLTGLVIGVPQTFEYLDKMQDRVINFVTKHSNITEEKFKELMFSKGNLTRDIGTNVVGKDAVEYGLIDEVGGVGQAIQKLNSFLDKSDDKQVLQ, via the coding sequence ATGACGAATCATGATCATTACATACAGGGGAACGATCATAATGAAGGAGAGAAGCAAGAGGGAAAAGAGAGTTCAATTGTTGAAAAGATACAACAATTGGGCCAAACAAATGTGCCACAAATGGGACAAGATTCCAAAATCCATTGTTTAACAATTGTTGGACAAATTGAAGGTCATATCCAACTTCCACCGCAAAATAAAACAACGAAATATGAACATGTCATCCCGCAGATTGTTGCAATTGAACAAAATCCTAATATAGAAGGATTATTGGTAATTTTAAATACTGTTGGAGGTGATGTGGAAGCAGGTTTAGCTATTGCTGAGATGCTTGCAACGATTTCAAAACCAACTGTATCCATTGTATTAGGTGGAGGTCATTCGATTGGAGTCCCAATCGCTGTTTCATGTGACCATTCCTTTATTGTAGAAACAGCAACAATGACCATCCATCCTGTTCGATTAACTGGATTAGTTATTGGAGTACCACAAACTTTTGAATATTTAGATAAGATGCAGGATCGAGTCATCAATTTTGTAACGAAGCACTCAAATATTACTGAAGAGAAGTTTAAAGAGCTAATGTTTTCAAAAGGGAATTTAACAAGAGATATTGGGACAAATGTTGTTGGGAAAGATGCAGTAGAATACGGGTTAATTGATGAAGTCGGTGGAGTTGGTCAAGCGATTCAAAAGCTGAATAGTTTTCTTGATAAATCTGATGATAAGCAGGTGCTTCAATGA
- a CDS encoding YlzJ-like family protein codes for MIYYTMMPEELMFPTMEDEYKKQSVIHMNGVQLLVQETANAQYEIVRILSSDPRHFLDNQYCPGQKITMAISTPEEKYGIIGEQR; via the coding sequence ATGATCTACTATACAATGATGCCAGAAGAACTTATGTTCCCAACCATGGAAGATGAGTATAAAAAGCAATCTGTCATTCACATGAACGGTGTTCAATTATTAGTCCAAGAAACAGCTAACGCTCAATATGAAATTGTTCGAATACTTAGTAGTGATCCACGTCATTTTTTAGATAATCAGTATTGTCCTGGGCAAAAAATTACTATGGCCATTTCTACCCCTGAGGAGAAATATGGTATAATAGGAGAGCAAAGATAA
- the dapG gene encoding aspartate kinase, translated as MKIIVQKFGGTSVKDAHGRDMALNHIKEAMSEGYKVVVVVSAMGRNGDPYATDTLLGLLYGGIESISNREQDMLLSCGEMISSIVFSSMLNENDIKATALNGSQAGFVTNDEHTNAKILEMKCERLLETFETHDVVVVAGFQGASSTNGDITTIGRGGSDTSAAALGAALDAEFVDIFTDVEGVMTADPRIVENAKPLSIVTYTEIVNLAYQGAKVIHPRAVEIAMQSEVPIRVRSTYSQSSGTLVTSNHSRKRGSDVHERLITGIAHVSNVTQIKVTAKEGQYDVQTEVFKAMAKDGISVDFFNITPKGVIYTVTDKVTDRAIEILESLGYEPIINRHCAKVSTVGAGIMGVPGVTAKIVTALSEKGIQILQSADSHTTIWVLVKEEDMIKSVNALHEAFDLSK; from the coding sequence ATGAAAATTATCGTTCAAAAATTTGGTGGAACGTCTGTTAAAGATGCACACGGCCGAGACATGGCCTTAAACCATATAAAAGAAGCAATGTCAGAAGGCTATAAGGTTGTTGTTGTCGTCTCTGCTATGGGTAGAAATGGTGATCCTTATGCAACAGATACGCTGCTTGGTTTGCTGTATGGCGGAATTGAGTCGATTTCGAATCGGGAACAGGATATGCTCTTGTCTTGTGGTGAAATGATTTCTTCAATTGTATTTTCGAGTATGTTAAACGAGAATGATATTAAAGCTACAGCGCTAAATGGATCACAAGCAGGTTTTGTTACAAATGATGAACATACAAATGCGAAAATTCTTGAAATGAAGTGTGAGCGATTGCTTGAGACATTCGAAACTCATGATGTTGTAGTTGTGGCAGGTTTTCAAGGTGCTTCATCGACAAATGGAGATATTACGACGATCGGTAGAGGTGGAAGTGATACTTCTGCAGCCGCACTAGGTGCAGCATTAGATGCTGAATTTGTTGATATCTTTACAGATGTTGAGGGTGTCATGACTGCAGATCCACGAATTGTAGAAAATGCAAAACCTCTTTCAATTGTAACATATACGGAAATTGTTAATCTTGCATATCAAGGTGCTAAGGTTATCCATCCCCGTGCAGTTGAAATTGCAATGCAATCAGAAGTACCTATACGTGTTCGATCGACATATTCACAATCCTCGGGAACACTCGTTACATCAAATCACTCTAGAAAAAGAGGTAGCGATGTCCATGAACGACTTATAACCGGAATCGCTCATGTCTCTAATGTCACTCAAATAAAAGTGACTGCAAAAGAAGGACAATATGATGTACAAACTGAAGTTTTCAAAGCAATGGCAAAGGACGGTATAAGTGTTGACTTTTTTAATATAACTCCAAAAGGTGTTATTTACACTGTTACTGATAAGGTTACCGATCGTGCAATTGAAATTTTAGAGAGTCTCGGTTATGAACCAATTATTAATAGACATTGTGCAAAAGTATCAACAGTAGGTGCAGGAATTATGGGTGTTCCAGGTGTGACAGCAAAAATAGTGACAGCACTTTCCGAAAAGGGAATCCAAATCCTTCAATCAGCTGATAGTCACACGACGATTTGGGTCTTAGTAAAGGAAGAAGATATGATAAAATCGGTAAATGCTTTACACGAAGCATTTGATCTATCAAAGTAA